The window TGTTTCGCTTACCACTTTAGGATTATCCCACATACTGATAAAGTATTAAGGTCATTTAGAATTGCCTCATAGCACAAGCAAAGTTAATTTACACTCTCTTGAAAGTTGGTGTTGCAATTTCAGATTTCCTATACCGAAGTAGCAAGAAAGTCGACCACACAAGAATCATGCCTAAATGATAAGATAATCCGGGTAAAATCATGATCGCAAGGAAGCAAAAACAATAGTACACAGTAATATAGTTCAATATGACTATTAGGGGCGGTAACCAGCAAAACTAAGACGGAAAGGTAAGCATCAAAAAggataaataacaataaaatggACAATATTGTAGCTACCACAAAACCAGATTCCAAACAGCTAAGCCTGCACAGAGAGTGCAAATACAAATATGAAAGGGATAAATAGACGAATGCCACTAGGGAGTATGCAGCCAGGGAGGGACATTCAGCTTTCTGTTGATATCAGAGTTCACAGGTATTGCATTGGTATTTTGTGTGAAGGTCCTTAAGGATAGCCCCATCTGtaagaaaataactttttaatGTGTTTGGAGCACAACAGGAGAAAATCTCAGAAAGGAACCAAAAGGTAGAGAATGAAAGCAGCATTACATTACTTTCAGTTTTCCTGAAGTAGCTTATCTGTTAAAAAACTTTGTTTGATTTGAAGAAAGTCTCTATGTTATTTATTCACAAAAAGGCTAGCCTACCCAAATCACAAGGCTAAAAGATCTATCTACAAGGTAATGAGATTCAATTAACAAGCAAGAAATGAGATATAAAGAGCTAAAGAGAAATGAGCCAAAGTCATATGAAGAGCACAAACATAAGAGCTAATCTACTTTTTACCTACTCCGTGGAGCACATAGCTGAATGCAGGTGTGCAGTAAAAGCTTAACCATATTTTCCAACATAAAAAGGGTATTTTCCTCTGGGTCTGGGAACCAATGTTCTCCTCAGAATATCTGGTTGACAAGCGGCGCAACAGAATGCACATCCTTTTATAGTACTATATTATGCAGAGGACAACATCTCAGTGCCGTAAAAGTGCACTGCACGTGCAGATACCCGACATTATGATGATACAATGGAACATTTAGTAGCATACATTCACAAAGATCAGGTGATTAACAGCAGCAGCAATACAACCAAAAAAATCTACTTCATTTGTACTGTCAAGTTTTCAAATGAAATCAATAAAAGCTATGGATGGTTAAGGTAGGGGTCACTAcaggaaaaatataaaatttatttgtgATTCATAATTTGTGATTATGACATATCGACATTATTTGTTTTGTAAGTTCATAGTCATATTAAATATACGTGACACATTTCGTAGGACATATCTGAGATTATTTGTTTTGAAAGTTCATAATCATATTAAATATGTGACACATTTGGAACCACAAACGGGATGCAAATTAATAATGTGCTTtcaatgattattttttttttctttatttgtccATGTTTGATTTTttacatctataaatagaaaaataattttatttatcaccCCTATTAGTTATAAATCTTGTAAATATTAAAGAATATACTgcataataataagaataaaataaatataacataattatttacttttagtaTAGAGACAATATGTAAAAGTGGACCAACTGACGGTGTGAGTGAGTAATACTTGAACTTTTCTTCTTTCCAAAAATTCATCGAATTAAACACCGTCAATATAGGTGAAGTAGTAATTGCTATCGAATTAAACACCGTCACTCTAATTATGCAATTCCCCTGAaacttttactatatattttgtGCATGTGAGACCGCATCTAACCATCCTATCATCACAAAATGATGAAAGCTAAAACGACAAACGATGCATTCTCAATTAGCCTTTCGGCTATATAGGAAAACTCCTTTTGCCCACAATTTTCTCGTCACAATACAAAAAGTTATGTTCACACTATAAACTAgttaactttaaaatatttttaccctttttatccTATGTTTAAAATTCTatcaatatattatttattttcaattcccAATACATGAAATGGCTCATCAAACAAAGGAATTTGATGCTAATTAAGGACGATGGACTTATGTTTATCGTTATACATTAATTACAATGGAAGTTATAcattaaaataatggaaaaatatatttaaatttttttatgatagATGAGATGTGTGTGTGGACatgttttttaaatatatatatatatatattcaatgtGTGGATCCCCTACAAACTAATGCAATGCACTAtatttctctccaatatttcatTCTCATTGCTGTtgcattttatatattatatcattaatttattaattaaatcacATCTCACTTCATTTGTACGGAGTTAATTTAGGATCACCTTTGATAGCGATAACTCAAAAGGATAGTGAAATAGCAACTCCAGTTACAAGTTTGAAGCAAAAAGCGTTGCATTCATTTGGTAAAGTGTACATACAAGTtcaaatttagttcatcaagaatctCTCAGAACACATTCATGTAGCGTTTTATTGGCGGCCAGGCGAGGAGGGTGAATATGTTCATTCCTTATAATTCCGACAAAAGAGCTATTGCTGCTGCATTTACTTCATATTGGAGTCAAACCAACAACACCTGCATAGGAAAAAATCGCGATGAACATTAGCCAAAAGTATTATTTTAGAGCATCTATGTACATAGTACTCAGACGATCCTAAGTGAATGAAGTTCGAGCAATTTCAAAACGGTGAAATCCAAGGACCTCAGAGATGACAGCAGTTGTAATAGAACTATTCAAGAGGAGGTCGCTGAGAACCAGGGAAAATAATGGAGATGCCGAAAGTGGGCAACAATTATTTTAAATCAAGTCTTCCCCGACCAAGGGTCAATATCAAGTAGCAAACGAGTAGCCTCTCTTCTGAAAGAATAAAGAGAAACATGTACGTGGTTTAACAAATCCAAATTAGAGGACAGATCTCAACTTGAACGAAGTTACCAGTCGCACGATCTATGATACTTCTTCTAATGTACTTGCAATCGAGTCTTCCTCTCAACATATCCAAGTCAGACAAACCATATAACTTCAGAGTACATTTCCAACAGTTATCAGTGTTAAAGCAATGATATTCAGAAGTCTATACCTACACCGATAACAAGTAAACCCAAAATAAATCTATCACAGGTAATGGAGAGGGGCATGGTGATGAACTACTCAGCAAAAAAAGAAAGGCACGTTTTCGGCAGCTGGCACCTGGTGGATAGCAGGCGGAATGGTGTAGGATGTTGGAGTTGGAGATAGCTTCAAAAGGTCACTCTTTTATTTATAACAAGAGCTTGAGAAGGTCTCTTTCTTTAGTGTGCTCGTTAAATTTTGAACCTTCACTAATAGCACAACAGCTAAACGAAAAGCAGAGCTCACATAAGGTGCAATCATGACACACTTCCCAATATGGTATACACACCCTCTGAAAATCGAAACATGACCCGCTCTACTACAGTTACCCTCACAATGTGCTGATCTAATATAGGGTGCATATCATTCCGCCGTGAAAGCAACCACAAATATATGTAAAAGATATCCTAGATGTCAACGGTTGATTTAAACCTCTCTAGGAAGAATCAAAATAGCCCCAGAGATGAGCTCGCAGAACCTACTTGTATTCTATATGTCACATTCTTTTCTTAAGTGATGTTGTCATTTGTTCACCAGAGGTCTAATTAGTCGTAGTTTCCTTCTTCGGATATATTGTTTTCCTTCTATTCCACCTTGAGATCAGCTTCCTGAACAAGTTTTATGAGCTGCATTTGTACTATGTAGTTACCGACTTTTGTTTAATTGGCTGATATTTTGGGTGGCAAGACCCGAAGTCTATTCACAGAGACACGTGTGAGCACATACACATGAATTTCCATGGGGAAGGGCAAATGTTAATGGCACTATTGGAGTCCATCTCTGTTGGATTACACTGGGTGTGTAGCTGTTGTATACATCATGTGCAGGACAAAGAAATCATCTCATGCATCATGCTGCATGCAAGTATTCAATCTTGAATCTAGAATGACAATTAAGTGTGACATTCAATGACATGTTCGTTGCCAAGGTAGATTTTTTCTTTGCTTTTCAATATATTGTGTATAAGGAGAAGATAGCCAGTCCTCTTGGGCGGGCCGAGAGTGTTAAGTTACAAGGACCATATTCATATGCCTAGTAATTGCTTAATCAGATAAGCATTTAGGAATATCGGTCATCATATCTGATTATATATATAAGTTGAATCGGTATAATTGCGACTTAGTTAAAAAGGAGAGAAGAGCCACATAAACTAGCTAAATGCAGAAAGAGATAAGACAAACAAAATGCACCACACATTCAACGCAAAGATAAGCACCAGAAGAAGGACCCATTTTACTTTTGGTTGTCTTATACACCAAAGAGATTTACTGGTCGggtttaatttagaaaaaaatagtgaaatattaaaatcaagtactccctccattccaaTTCAGgtgttatatttttctttctgatctgccccaaaaagaatgtcatacTCGGTCTTACTGCTTTTCCTTGTGCTACTCTGCCTGTTAAACCTTCGTTTGGCTGTCTTCTCTATATTGTCCCTATCTGATCCCCTCAGGTGATGTTAGGATACACTTTGACACAAGTTGCACTATCAGTTTATGCTACGCGTtcccaaatattaaaatctggTTTCTGAATAACACTTACCAGAGTTACTGATTGTCTATCGATCATCTGCCTTTTCTACGTGTATAACCAATCTGGCTTTTTATTTGGTAAGTTATAACTGTATTCTGTGACTATTTCAGCTATTAATTAGTAAAACGATTGAAATAAATCCAACAACTGTACTAATCAAAGCACATATGATCTTTGCATGATCAGCGTTTCAAGGAAGGAAAACAAAGAAGCATATTCATCATGTTTATGGTCGTAATCACCCACAACAGCTCAAAACAGTCTGCCTTTTCAAAGAATTGAAGAAAGTCTAAAACATGCATCTCCCTTTCTTTCCGCAAAATGGACATCTGTTTCCTAGCCCAATAAAGTTCTAAACATTGAATATTCTCAAAGTTATAGTCAAGGAACAACTTCAAAACAAGCTCTTAAGATTATCTTTAACCATTATAAACACCATGTAACTAGGGACTAAAGCAATACCAAGCTAAGTTGCACTGATTTTAGCTGGCCTTACGTTTAGCAAGAATGATATCAGACCACAATTACACAAGAAGGAAGAGCGAGCAGCACGGGAAGGGGAGAAAGAGTGTTTCTTCTTACCGCATGCCAATCGTCCATCCACATTGCCAGTGGTAATGGCCACCTACAGACAGACCACCAAATGACGATTAGCTCATGAAGGCACCACAAAGACCTCCTAAAATGTAAAGGTAGTATAGCAGTGTCGCAAATGGATTTGATACACTCGCAGAAGTAACATTTTCAAATCCACAGattaaatggaccaatatacgAAATGTAGAACTTTTACCCTTTCCGAGGTCATCCTCAAGCTCGTGAACTACAAGTGTTCTTCCAACAACTGAGTTTGGACCCGTCAATGGTATCTACTTGGTGCACAAAAGGTGGAGTCAGTGAACTATCCTAAACTGTAACAATAACAAACATAGAGCAACAAAAGCGAGATCAAATGACCAGATAAGGTGGATGTAACAACCTGATTATCAATAATTGTTGCTTCAGCCACGCCTGCATACAGTAAGCATAAGCAAGAATACTGAAAGTCATCATCTAATTCAATTCTTGCagaaaaaagaattgaaagaCTAGGACTGCCCTTTACTTCTTCTGGCACACTATATTCACTACTTATCTTCAGCAAACAATTGAAAACCAAACACTCATGTAATGCAACGAATAACCAAATGACGTTAAGTTGGACTCAAACTTCATCAGTATTAGGAAGGTTAGAAAAGTTAGATTGTCCAGAACATTGGATTGATGTCATTGACGAGTAATCAAAACAATGCCTCACTCTATAACTAAGTTGAtcggactctccaaaaaagtTGCCGCACCCGcgttagatccttcaaaaatacaatatttttggaggatccgacatgcaCCCGTCAACAtgtttgaagagtccgagcaacatagctctATAATACCATATTAATATTAAGATAACTTTGATAAGCTACACGACTAGCTCCTGCATCTTAACAACTGACCATAGGATGTAACAAAGATGCAATAACATTACCAGAGCTCTAAAAATGCAATCTTGCATTCTTATCTTGCTCAGTCTATGTCCTGTTGAGCACACAGAAATTAGAGAGTTAAAAGTTCATCTCACTGATCTTCAAAAGATTCAAACCAATAACCAACTAGCACTCCGATCAAATTTCATGAAACACAGTTGAAAGTCAAAACCTTGCAGAAAGAAATAGATAAACTAGGGAAGTCATCGATCCATCTAATTTTCATTAATGCATttatgaattttcgttaatgcATTTACACATAAATCAACAATTACTATACCAATTCAAACTGCAGTAAACTAACATCAAATTCTTATTTATCACAAAAGTAGATTATAATCAAAAGATGGAACTTACAGATCAAGAGATGAAGGTCATAGCTGGAAGATTTCTTCAGCTCATTCCAGCACCATTATATCATAAATCAAAAAAGACTACAGAGTCTGCACTCTACACCCAATTTCGTGGAGTATACAAAAGACACAAGACAAATACACAACTAATTATTCAATTCAAGTGAAACTATATAATGTTAAAGTTTAAGGCAACTTCAATACAATCATTGGAAATTATAACATAAATCAGAAGAAACTACAGAGTCTACACCCAATTCCCCCAAGTATACAAATGACACAAGACAAATGCAACTAAATTATTCAGTTCAAGAGAAGCCATATAATGTTATAATTGAGACAACTTCAATACAATTATTGGAAACTATATCATTAGCTAAAAGCCTCAATTCAAAAGAATCTCTCAATTTCCACtttttaagtatcaaaatcaCCTACAACCCCACCCCAATAAAAAAGATCAATTTTTCTGATTCTGCAGACTTACAAAGCCTGCTTTAGCTAAGAACTACTTGAAATCCCTTCCAATTTGCTGTCTGATGGCGCCGATCCCGTGTCGTTGCCTTCATTCTCTAGcaccttctccttctccttctccaaTTCAGCTTCTGCAGCTTTCTCAGCCTGTAATATAGGAGCATAATAATCAGAATGCACTTCCATACACTTCCTCAAAGCAGATGTAACCTCAAAACACTTCTCCACTATATCCTCTTTGTTCTTCTCCCCTTCTTCAATACATTTTTCCCACTCAATAAATGAGTCTTTACACCCTCCTCCCTTCATAAACAAACAAAACCCACATTCaccctcctcctcttcttcctcttcagCCTCaatcttggattttaattctTGGGTGTCTTCAAGATTGGATTTTTCTTCTTGGGTATCCTCAATCTTGGATTTTGACTCTTCAAGATTAGATTTCTTATCTTGGGTGTCTTCAAGATTGGATTTTGATTCTTGGGTGTCCTCAATCTTGATATTTTTGTCCCCAATGTTGGATTTTGCTACTTGGGTGtcttcaattttggattttggaaCTTGGGTATcttgaatcttggattttgaTTGGGAGGAAGACATGGTAGTTGTTGTTGAATTGGGGGAGCTAGGGTTTGAATCTGAAAGTGTAGAAACAAAAGTTCCCATGGCAACAACTCATAAACCTCTTCTTAAACCCTCTTTTTCTACAcagaataataatattttattcgtTTTATGACAGTcttttcttaactttttttttcttatgtagAGTTGTTTTCTTTAGAAGAAAGTcgggtcaaattttattttcgttTTGGACAAGTTAGAGATGATTAGTTCAGGTCTACttagaatagaaaaaaacatGGGTTTTATCCGATCTTTATGAGAAATAATAATTAACTCTATAgaatactaaaagaaatttatttttattatcaatatAGTTatcaaaatttttcttattttatagattgtatattcattatgaaattcaaatatttatctaaataaCCTCTAATCCTatgtaacattttaaaaatgtaaGCATAaatctattattattttaataataatagttttataattttatatgttTCACGATATTAATCCGTAATAGAAAActgaatttttagtttgaaaagACGTAAAGTAATTGTTACACCGATTGTTTTAGGCGCTACACCCTTGAACTAAACTTACTAGTTCAGAATTAAAACGCCTAAAGCaattgttttacgtgttttacCCTTGAGTTGGCTTTGTTAGTTCAGAATCATTTTTTAACTGTGAACAACTACAACATTGGTTtgaataaaacttaaaaaaaaactaaattacttTAAGCGTTACATTTATGAGTTGACTTTGCTAGTTCAGAATCATTTTCAATCACGAACAAGTGCAacattggcttgaataaaacTAGAAAAAAGGGAAGAGCTTGGTCTGTTATGCCAGGACAACACGTAATTGCTTTCACTTTATTCAACTTGAACAATATACATTTATGCAATTTTTTTAAAGTCTATATCTTTTTTCTGGTATACAATTAACAGTTTTCAAAATTGGCCCTTTTGCATCCTTCCTCTCCCTCCTTGTCACTGCATATCTTGCCTTGTTCAAGGGACAAATCCAATACAACACTCTAAAAAGAAATCTGCATCTTCTGTAATCTGCCTGGTTTTTTATTTCTGAGTGTTAACTTCTTTTTCACACTTTCTACTCTTCGCGTTCACCTTTAAGCCCAGAATGTAAGAACTTCTTGAGCTTAGATGTCAAATGTTGTGATATCAGGCAACATTTGACATTTGCTAGCAGTCTGATACGGTAATGGGGTGAATGGATAATGTTCAGCTTTATTCTTCTTTGTGCTCGTCGTCTTCATGGTAAGCGAAAGGCAGTGGTACTGACTTGAATGCCCGATATTTCCCCACATTATTCAGGTGTTCATTTTCCAACCTGATAAATTAAAATGTATCTCAGTTAGAAGATTGTACATGGACAGTGAAACTGCTGTCCACTATCAATTCACAGAACTTCGAGATAATAAATATGTCAATAAACAGATCTGTAAGTCATTTGGAAATCTGGCAAGAGAGATTGTCATACCTGAAAAAATTCCACATGCCACGTCGAATTACTTCTAAGCAAGCAAAAATACTTGAGACAGTACTTCCTTGCAAAGAGTGTACGTTAAACTTTAATACCAGTTGTAGCCAAGCAAATCTAAGCAAAACATCCAAGACCTGTGTGAAAGAAAATGTTATAGCTGACAGCTCATGTTAAAATGAATTGGAACATCTTAATTGTCATGTGGAAATTGCTATGGCTGTGAATTATAGAAATTACCATGGCTATGAAGTATACACTTTTATGGTGCAGTATGAGCTTATCCCGCAAGAACTTGTTCTTGGACTTTCTTCTCAACAGCCCCCAATCTACAACTATATCCCAGTATGTGTTGAAAAAAGTTGTGATAAGTGAGCTAAGTATAACCAACACCTCCAAAGTCGAACCCTTTCTCAGTCCATAAGCTGTTTTAATAACGAGAGCCAGAATAGTCAAAAAGTATCTCAAGCCATTGAGTGCTTGTGCTTGATCCTTTTCTTCACAAAGTCGACGGACACACTACAGTGAAAGCATAAACATCTTTAAGTCTACTGTAAAGCAAAATATTCCCTTTGTGATTACTGAAAGAAATGGCGTAAGGATATTATTGTTATATATAAAGACTTTCGAAGGTGTCTATATATGTTTTACTTCCATTCTTTGCTTGAAGGTTTTGAGTTGAATGTTATATTCTTTCACATGTTATCGGAGCTAACATTTCATGAGCCCATATTCTAACCCTCATAAGGTTGTAAAAGGTCCATGCATGAACAACAACAATTAGGTTCACATGTAGGTGGTTATTGAAACTAGTAGTTCCACAGGGATTGTGTAAAGGCTTCTAAAGGGCTTTCTAAAGTTTTTGACTACTCCATTATTATCTTAAGGTTCTGTTCATAGAAGCTCAGATTGTTCATAGATATCATAGTGGACTAGGTTCAGTGCTGATGAATTTCAACTTAGAAACCATTTACACCCttacccaacaacaacatactcagtgtagtcccacaaagtggggtccggGGAGGATAAGAGTGttcgcagaccttacccctaccttagagatagagaggtcgtttccaatagaccctcgactcagGAAAAACAGTCCAAAGTAGTCAAAAAGAGAATAGACTGAAGTGAAAGCGTCACAAAGCATACTGAGCAGTAGCTATagcaaaataatacgataatcgaaGTACAATAAACATTAGATAATAACAAAGATTGAAGGACAAGAAACTACAGGGGCAATACTATGACTACTAGTATGGGAGGATAGCATGATAACACACTACTACCTACTAACTTCCTACCCTAATCCGTGTCCTCCACAACCTCCTATttaaggtcatgtcctcggtaagtttCTTACCGAGTCATTTTATTGCTGAGGCTTCAGTTTTCATTGAAGCAAGAAATAaatgttattagtattttatggaGAAGACAAAAATTATTAAGAGAGGCGACTTCCTAGGATATAGCCGAACAGGAGATGTCGGATTTCATTGTTGTGAAAACAATCTAGAAGATGTCCCTTGTCCTGGAAACAAAACAAAGGCAATGGGAATCACAAGTTGAAAGGAGGATGGAAGATCCTTAGTGGCATTCATCTTTTCTCACATACAATTAACAGTAGTGAAATAACAATCAAAAGATTTGTCAAACCTGGAAAAACCGAAACCAATACGGTATGATTGCTAGAATGAAGTAAAAGATGTTGTAGATGTTGTGACTTTCGCACATATTATGTCCATGTGAAGATTTAATCCAAGTATAATAGCAAATGTAGTACTCCAAACTTCTTATTGCTTCAACCTGTATTATGTAGGAAGTTAAAACCACTACAACAACTAAAAGACGAAGTAGAAGCTAAATTCTACAATATCGAGAAGTCATGGAACCTGGCTAGTC of the Capsicum annuum cultivar UCD-10X-F1 chromosome 11, UCD10Xv1.1, whole genome shotgun sequence genome contains:
- the LOC107848310 gene encoding uncharacterized protein LOC107848310, whose product is MGTFVSTLSDSNPSSPNSTTTTMSSSQSKSKIQDTQVPKSKIEDTQVAKSNIGDKNIKIEDTQESKSNLEDTQDKKSNLEESKSKIEDTQEEKSNLEDTQELKSKIEAEEEEEEEGECGFCLFMKGGGCKDSFIEWEKCIEEGEKNKEDIVEKCFEVTSALRKCMEVHSDYYAPILQAEKAAEAELEKEKEKVLENEGNDTGSAPSDSKLEGISSSS